One segment of Stegostoma tigrinum isolate sSteTig4 chromosome 26, sSteTig4.hap1, whole genome shotgun sequence DNA contains the following:
- the LOC125464331 gene encoding testis-specific serine/threonine-protein kinase 1-like yields MDDGVVLKKRGYTLGVNLGEGSYAKVKSAYSDRLKTNVAVKIIDRRKAPADFLEKFLPRELEILAILNHRYIVKTFEIFETSDGKVYIIMELGVQGDLLEFIKTRGALPEEVSRKMFRQLALAVKHCHELGVVHRDLKCENLLLDKDFNVKLSDFGFAKRCSTDDQGRPLLSKTFCGSAAYAAPEVLQGIPYQPKVYDVWSLGVILFIMVCGSMPYDDSNIKRMLRIQKEHRVDFPRSKVVPADCKELIYRMLHPDTSKRLTIEEVLEHPWLFTAKIKETTSTKKVEQSTEKKDEKRDEKRDEKHGHTKDDRHEGKTEQKQDAKYQWEIETGHEWVDMKHEAKHEWMNMKRDKADGKHEAEQKDETRNEGKSDFKGSISPQEARDTKHHSKVPRSEHRSGTKTGSRAEKSLNQDARTDPETDSRLEPRTDTKSSRRKSRSLRLTDEDHPDDSEVYPDQESFIEAQSKAELKKVSSRKSKSIEKRGKHSSKSRT; encoded by the coding sequence ATGGATGATGGGGTAGTCCTGAAAAAACGGGGCTACACCTTAGGTGTCAACCTGGGGGAGGGGTCATATGCCAAAGTCAAGTCTGCCTATTCTGACCGGCTGAAGACTAACGTGGCTGTTAAAATCATCGACAGGAGGAAAGCGCCTGCTGATTTCCTGGAGAAATTTCTGCCCCGTGAGTTGGAAATCTTGGCTATCCTCAATCATCGCTACATTGTAAAAACCTTTGAGATTTTTGAGACTTCAGATGGAAAGGTTTATATTATAATGGAGTTGGGTGTTCAGGGAGATTTACTGGAGTTCATTAAAACAAGGGGGGCTTTACCTGAGGAGGTATCACGTAAGATGTTCCGTCAGTTGGCACTGGCTGTCAAGCACTGTCATGAGCTAGGTGTAGTCCACCGGGATTTAAAGTGCGAGAACCTCCTTCTCGATAAGGACTTCAATGTCAAGCTCTCAGACTTTGGTTTTGCTAAGCGATGCAGTACAGATGATCAGGGACGACCCTTGCTCAGCAAAACCTTTTGTGGCTCTGCAGCATATGCAGCTCCTGAAGTCCTGCAGGGCATTCCTTACCAGCCCAAAGTGTATGACGTTTGGAGCCTTGGGGTAATCCTTTTCATCATGGTGTGTGGATCGATGCCGTACGATGACTCCAACATCAAAAGGATGCTTAGGATTCAGAAAGAGCATAGGGTGGATTTTCCCCGTTCAAAGGTGGTTCCTGCAGACTGCAAGGAACTGATCTATCGTATGCTCCACCCTGACACGAGCAAACGGCTCACCATTGAAGAGGTCCTGGAACATCCTTGGCTCTTTACTGCCAAAATCAAAGAAACAACTTCAACCAAAAAAGTGGAACAAAGCACAGAGAAGAAAGACGAGAAGAGAGACGAGAAGAGAGATGAGAAGCATGGCCATACCAAGGACGACCGacatgaaggaaaaacagagcaAAAGCAAGATGCAAAGTACCAGTGGGAAATTGAAACAGGCCATGAATGGGTGGACATGAAACATGAGGCAAAACACGAGTGGATGAACATGAAGCGGGACAAAGCAGATGGCAAACATGAAGCTGAGCAGAAAGACGAGACCAGGAATGAGGGGAAATCGGATTTCAAGGGCAGCATCTCACCTCAGGAAGCAAGGGACACAAAGCACCATTCCAAAGTACCAAGATCTGAGCACAGGAGTGGAACCAAGACTGGGTCAAGGGCGGAGAAGTCTCTAAACCAAGATGCCAGAACCGACCCTGAAACTGACAGCAGACTGGAACCAAGAACAGATACAAAGAGCAGCAGGCGCAAATCGAGAAGCTTGAGACTAACTGATGAGGATCATCCTGATGACAGCGAGGTCTATCCTGACCAGGAGAGTTTCATTGAAGCACAGAGCAAGGCAGAGCTGAAAAAAGTTAGTTCCAGAAAGTCAAAATCTATTGAAAAACGGGGCAAACATTCGAGCAAATCTCGCACCTAG